In a single window of the Platichthys flesus chromosome 5, fPlaFle2.1, whole genome shotgun sequence genome:
- the htt gene encoding huntingtin isoform X1: MATMEKLMKAFESLKSFQQQQGPPTAEELVQRQKKEQATTKKDRVTHCLTICENIVAQSLRTSPEFQKLLGIAMEMFLLCSDDSESDVRMVADECLNKIIKALMDSNLPRLQLELYKEIKKNGASRSLRAALWRFAELAHLIRPQKCRPYLVNLLPCLTRITKRQEESVQETLAAAMPKIMSALGHFANDGEIKLLLKAFVASLKSSSPTIRRTAASSAVSVCQHSRRTSYFYTWLLNVLLGLLVPVDEEHPTHLVLGVLLTLRYLMPLLQQQVNTTSLKGSFGVMRKEADVQPTPEQLLQVYELTLHYTQHWDHNVVTAALELLQQMFRTPPPELLHMLITAGSIQHATVFRQDTESRARSGSILELIAGGGSSCSPLLLRKPRGKMLSGEEDGLEDDPERTEVTAGVFTASVAGADSSSAAQVDIITEQPRSSQHTLQPGDSVDLSASSEQGGGGGGTSASDTPESPNDNEEEMLSRSSSGGANITPETADYTTPENATPEGGPLGEGGNLLGTNDRSFPASDSSQTTTEGPDSAVTPSDVAELVLDGSESQYSGMQIGTLQDEEEEGTAPSSQEEPAEPFLQSALALSKPHLFDGRGHNRQGSDSSVDRFIPKDEPPEPEPDIKQSRIKGPIGHYTDQGVEPLVHCVRLLSASFLLTGRKNGLIPDKEVRVSVKALAVSCVGAAGALHPEAFFNSLYLEPLDGVPAEEQQYISDVLCLIDHGDPQIRGATAILCGAIIQAALIKTRFNIHTWLASVQTSTGNPLSLVDLVPLLQRTLKDESSVTCKMACSAVRHCIMTVCSSTLSELGLQLLIDLLALRDLSYWLVRTELLETLAEMDFRLINFLERKTENLHKGDHHYTGRLRLQERILNDVVIRLLGDDDPRVRHVAASAVSRLVPRLFYDCDQGQVDPVVAIARDQSSIYLQLLMHETQPPSQFTVSTITRTYRGYNLSNAVSDVTLENNLSRVVMAVSHAFTSSTSRALTFGCCEALCLLASNFPVCTWTTGWHCGYVSCSSMFNSRSSLNRSRGRAHSLSQPSSAPGSSTTSAQDTERRTLTVGMANMVLSLLSSAWFPLDLSAHQDALMLSGNLLAAVAPKCMRNPWTGEEEGGSTSGGQNKMEEPWAALSERSLVAMLEQLFSHLLKVLNICAHVLDDTPPGPAVKATLPSLSNTPSLSPIRRKGKEKEAAEPSAAPMSPKKSNDVTTGRPADITGLAALNKSSTLGSFYHLPPYLKLYDVLKATHANYKVTLDLHTTQEKFGGFLRSTLDVLSQLLELATLHDISKSVEEILGYLKSCFSREPTMATICVQQLLKTLFGTNLASQYEGVLSGPSRSQGKALRLGSSSLRPGLYHYCFMAPYTHFTQALADASLRNMVQAEQEQDTSGWFDVMQKASNQLRSNIANATRNRGDKNAIHNHIRLFEPLVIKALKQYTTSTSVALQRQVLDLLAQLVQLRVNYCLLDSDQVFIGFVLKQFEYIEVGQFRDSEAIIPNIFFFLVLLSYERYHSKQIISIPKIIQLCDGIMASGRKAVTHAIPALQPIVHDLFVLRGSNKADAGKELDTQKEVVVSMLLRLVQHHQVLEMFILVLQQCHKENEDKWKRLSRQIADVLLPMIAKQQMHLDSPEALGVLNTLFETVAPSSLRPVDMLLKSMFTIPATMASVATIQLWVSGILAVLRVLVSQSTEDIVLSRVHELSLSPHLLSCHTIRRLHQQSPFPSEPPTADTLVNKETNGEAQKVQPEETFARFLLQLVGVLLDDISSREVKVDITEQQHTFYCQQLGTLLMCLIHVFKSGMFRRITAAASRLLKGEGGGGQTGTEAGLFYPLEGLNSMVQCLITTNPSLVLLWCQVLLIIDYTNYSWWAEVHQTPRRQSLSCTKLLSPHSSGEGEEDKLEAQLTMVNREIVRRGALILFCDYVCQNLHDSEHLTWLIVNHVRDLINLSHEPPVQDFISAVHRNSSASGLFIQAIQSRCDNLTKPTMLKKTLQCLEGIHLSQSGSLLMLYVDKMLNTPFRVLARMVDTLACRRVEMLLAETLQNSTAQLPVEELDRIQEYLQTSGLAQRHQRFYSLLDRFRATVADTSSPSPPVTSHPLDGDPPPAPELVIAGKEWYVALVKSQCCLRGDVSLLETTELLTKLPPADLLNIMSCKDFNLSLLCPCLSIGVQRLARGQGPLLLETALQVTLEQLAAVTGSLPAPHQSFLPPSQPQPYWVQLADVYDVADFYPRVLSLCRALSQYLLSVSQLPSSLHIPSDKEHLITTFTCTATEVLVWRLLHDQLPLSVDLQWALSCLCLSLQQPCVWNKLSTAEYTTHTCSLIYCLRLIISAVAVSPGDRLLYPAKKKTKAERDAEGDQVDSAQADHIFKWQACEIMAELVEGLQSVLALGHNKNSVFPAFLTPTLRNIVISLSRLPLVNSYTRVPPLVWKLGWSPQPGGEFTTTLPEIPVDFLQEKDVFREFLYRINILGWSNRTQFEETWATLLGVLVTQPITMDQEEETQQEEDLERTQLNVLAVQAITSLVLSAMTLPAAGNPAVSCLEQQPRNKSIKALETRFGRKLAVIRGEVEREIQALVSKRDNVHTHHPYHAWDPVPSLSAASAAGTLISHEKLLLQINTEREMGNMDYKLGQVSIHSVWLGNNITPLREEEWGEDEEDDADTPAPTSPPLSPINSRKHRAGVDIHSCSQFLLELYSQWLIPGSPSNRRTPTILISEVVRSLLAVSDLFTERNQFDMMFSTLMELQKLHPPEDEILNQYLVPAICKAAAVLGMDKVIAEPVCRLLETTLRSTHLPSRMGALHGVLYVLECDLLDDTAKQLIPTVSEYLLSNLRAIAHCVNLHNQQHVLVMCAVAFYMMENYPLDVGTEFMAGVIQLCGVMVSASEDSTPSVIYHCVLRGLERLLLSEQLSRVDGEALVKLSVDRVNMPSPHRAMAALGLMLTCMYTAVLASGSDVTRVRGQVDSGSAVAEAVGVTAGHVGFSSGKEKASPASRPDHVDPQAPDSESIIVAMERVSVLFDRIRKGLPSEARVVARILPQFLDDFFPPQDVMNKVIGEFLSNQQPYPQFMATVVYKVFQTLHATGQSSMVRDWVLLSLSNFTQRTPVAMAMWSLSCFFVSASTSQWISALLPHVISRMGSSEVVDINLFCLVAMDFYRNQIDEELDRRAFQSVFETVASPGSPYYQLLGCLQSIHQDTSL; the protein is encoded by the exons AACGGTGCCTCTCGgagtctgagagcagctctgtggaggTTTGCTGAGCTGGCCCACCTCATCAGACCACAGAAATGCAG ACCCTACCTGGTCAACCTGTTGCCGTGCCTCACCAGAATTACCAAGCGGCAGGAGGAGTCGGTGCAGGAGACTCTAGCGGCAGCAATGCCCAAGATTATGTCAGCCCTTGGACACTTTGCCAATGATGGCGAGATCAAG TTGCTGCTAAAAGCATTTGTGGCCAGCCTGAAGTCCAGCTCACCGACCATCAGACGGACTGCAGCGAGTTCAGCCGTCAGCGTGTGCCAACACTCCAGGCGCACCAGCTACTTTTACACCTGGCTCCTTAATGTGCTGCTGG GACTGTTGGTTCCAGTGGATGAGGAGCACCCCACCCACTTAGTCCTTGGGGTGCTGCTAACTCTTCGCTACCTGAtgcctctgctgcagcagcaagtCAACACCACCAGCCTCAAAGGAAGCTTTGGAGTCATGAGGAAGGAGGCAGATGTACAGCCAACACCTGAGCAGCTGCTACAG GTGTACGAGCTGACGCTACACTACACGCAGCACTGGGATCACAACGTGGTCACAGCtgctctggagctgctgcagcagatgttCAGAACGCCGCCGCCAGAGCTTCTGCACATGCTCATCACCGCTGGCAGCATTCAGCACGCCACGGTGTTTCGCCAGGACACAGAGAGCCGTGCACGCTCTGGCAGCATCCTGGAGCTCATTG CAGGGGGAGGGTCTTCCTGCAGTCCACTTCTTCTCAGGAAACCGAGAG GTAAGATGCtgtcaggagaggaggatggtTTGGAGGACGACCCTGAGAGGACAGAAGTGACTGCTGGTGTCTTTACAG CGTCAGTCGCTGGTGCAgacagctcctctgcagctcaggtTGACATCATCACTGAGCAGCCCCGCTCCTCCCAGCATACCCTGCAGCCTGGCGACTCCGTGGACCTCAGTGCCTCCTCGGAGCAAGGCGGTGGCGGTGGCGGCACATCTGCGTCAGACACGCCAGAGTCTCCCAATGACAACGAGGAGGAAATGCTGAGTCGCAGCTCCAGTGGTGGGGCTAACATCACTCCAGAGACAGCTGACTACACCACGCCAGAAAACGCCACCCCCGAGGGGGGGCCATTGGGAGAGGGTGGGAATCTGCTCGGCACTAACGATCGCTCATTCCCGGCCAGCGACTCATCCCAGACCACCACAGAGGGGCCGGACTCGGCTGTCACTCCCTCAGACGTAGCAGAACTG GTGCTGGACGGCAGTGAGAGTCAATACTCTGGGATGCAGATTGGAACACtacaggatgaggaagaggaaggaacaGCACCGTCCTCCCAAGAAGAACCAGCAGAACCCTTCCTGCAGTCAGCACTGG ctctgAGCAAGCCTCATCTCTTCGACGGCCGCGGTCACAACCGTCAGGGTTCAGACAGCAGCGTGGACCGCTTCATACCAAAGGACGAACCTCCTGAACCCGAACCAGACATCAAG CAATCACGGATAAAGGGTCCTATTGGACATTACACAGACCAGGGGGTGGAGCCACTGGTGCACTGTGTACggcttctctctgcttccttcCTGCTGACAGGACGAAAGAATG gTCTGATCCCCGACAAGGAGGTGCGAGTGAGTGTGAAGGCCCTGGCGGTCAGCTGtgtgggagcagcaggagcGCTACATCCTGAAGCCTTCTTTAACTCCCTCTACCTGGAGCCGCTGGACGGCGTCCCAGCAGAAG AGCAGCAGTATATCAGTGATGTGCTCTGTCTCATTGACCATGGGGACCCTCAGATCCGCGGGGCCACAGCCATCCTCTGTGGAGCCATCATACAGGCCGCACTCATCAAAACACGTTTCAACATACACACCTGGCTGGCCAGTGTGCAGACTTCAACAG GTAACCCTCTGTCCCTGGTGGACTTGGTGCCTTTACTCCAGAGAACGCTCAAAGATGAGTCCTCCGTCACCTGCAAGATGGCTTGTTCTGCAGTGAGG CACTGCATCATGACGGTGTGCAGCAGTACTCTGAGTGAGCTCGGCTTGCAATTGTTGATAGACCTGCTGGCGCTGAGGGATTTATCCTATTGGCTCGTTCGGACTGAGCTATTGGAGACCCTGGCTGAGATGGACTTCAG attAATTAACTTCCTGGAGAGGAAAACGGAGAATTTGCACAAAGGAGATCATCACTACACTGGA CGGCTGCGGTTGCAGGAAAGAATCCTAAATGATGTGGTCATCCGTCTTTTAGGAGATGATGATCCAAGAGTGCGGCACGTGGCTGCGTCTGCTGTCAGCAG ACTGGTCCCCCGGTTGTTTTACGACTGTGACCAGGGCCAGGTGGACCCAGTGGTGGCTATTGCCCGAGACCAGAGTTCAATCTACCTGCAGCTGCTTATGCATGAGACACAACCACCCTCCCAGTTCACCGTTAGCACCATCACAAG GACGTACAGAGGCTACAACCTGTCCAACGCTGTGTCCGATGTTacactggagaacaatttgTCCAGAGTTGTTATGGCCGTCTCCCACGCTTTCACCTCCTCTACCTCCAGGGCTCTAACT tttGGCTGCTGTGAGGCTTTGTGCCTCCTGGCTTCAAATTTTCCAGTGTGCACTTGGACCACTGGCTGGCACTGTGGATATGTTAGCTGCAGTAGCATGTTTAATTCCCGCTCCAGCCTGAACCGCAGCAGGGGCAGGGCTCACAG TCTGTCCCAGCCCAGCAGTGCTCCAGGCTCTTCAACCACCTCAGcacaggacacagagaggaggactcTGACCGTGGGAATGGCCAACATGGTCCTCTCCTTGCTCTCCTCTGCCTGGTTTCCACTTGATCTCTCTGCACATCAGGATGCACTTATGCTCTCTGGGAATCTCCTTGCTG CTGTGGCTCCAAAATGCATGCGCAACCCCTggacaggagaggaagaaggtggCAGCACTAGCGGAGGCCAAAATAAGATGGAGGAACCCTGGGCAGCACTGTCGGAGCGCTCCCTGGTGGCCATGCTGGAGCAACTTTTCTCCCATCTGCTAAAGGTGCTCAACATCTGTGCCCATGTGTTGGACGACACACCACCTGGACCAGCAGTGAAG GccaccctcccctccctgaGCAACACCCCCTCCCTCAGTCCTATTCGCAGGAAAGGTAAAGAGAAGGAGGCTGCGGAGCCCAGTGCGGCCCCTATGAGCCCAAAGAAAAGCAATGATGTCACCACAG GGAGGCCAGCAGACATCACAGGGTTGGCAGCTCTGAACAAATCTTCCACGCTTGGCAGCTTCTACCACCTGCCACCCTACCTCAAGCTCTATGATGTCCTCAAAGCTACACATGCCAACTACAAA GTGACGTTAGACCTTCACACTACCCAGGAGAAGTTTGGAGGTTTCTTGCGTTCCACTTTAGATGTTCTGTCTCAGCTGTTGGAGCTGGCCACACTACACGACATCAGCAAG AGTGTGGAGGAAATTTTGGGCTACCTCAAGTCCTGCTTCTCCCGAGAACCAACCATGGCTACAATTTGTGTCCAACAG CTGTTAAAAACCCTGTTTGGCACCAACCTGGCCTCCCAGTACGAGGGGGTCCTGAGTGGACCCAGCCGTTCCCAGGGTAAGGCTCTGCGTCTCGGCTCGTCCAGCCTGCGACCAGGTCTCTACCACTACTGCTTCATGGCCCCGTACACACACTTCACCCAGGCTCTTGCAGATGCTAGTCTCCGCAACATGGTGCAGGCTGAACAGGAGCAGGACACATCTGG GTGGTTTGATGTAATGCAAAAGGCCTCTAATCAGCTGAGGTCCAACATTGCAAATGCAACTCGCAACAGAGGAGACAAG AACGCCATCCACAACCACATTCGTCTATTTGAGCCACTGGTGATCAAAGCGTTGAAGCAGTACACAACCAGCACCTCTGTGGCCCTGCAGAGACAAGTGCTGGACCTGCTCGCCCAGCTAGTGCAGCTCAGAGTCAACTATTGCCTGCTGGACTCGGAtcag GTGTTCATCGGCTTTGTCCTTAAGCAGTTTGAATACATTGAAGTGGGACAATTCAG AGATTCAGAGGCCATCATTCCAAACATCTTTTTCTTCCTGGTGCTGTTGTCCTATGAGCGTTACCACTCCAAGCAGATAATCAGCATTCCAAAGATCATCCAGCTTTGTGACGGCATCATGGCAAGTGGCAGGAAAGCTGTCACACATG CCATCCCAGCGTTGCAGCCAATAGTTCATGACCTGTTTGTCTTGAGGGGCTCAAACAAAGCGGATGCAGGCAAAGAGCTGGACACACAGAAAGAAGTGGTGGTCTCCATGTTGCTCAGACTCGTACAGCACCATCAG GTGTTGGAGATGTTTATCcttgtgctgcagcagtgtCACAAAGAGAATGAGGACAAGTGGAAGAGACTGTCCAGACAGATTGCTGATGTGCTTCTCCCCATGATCGCCAAGCAGCAA ATGCATCTGGACTCTCCGGAGGCTTTGGGAGTGTTGAACACTCTTTTTGAGACTGTAGCTCCCTCTTCTCTCAGGCCTGTGGACATGCTGCTCAAGAGTATGTTTACCATCCCAGCCACCATG GCATCAGTAGCTACTATACAGCTGTGGGTGTCTGGTATCCTCGCCGTGCTCAGGGTACTCGTCTCCCAGTCCACTGAGGACATTGTCCTGTCGCGAGTCCATgagctctccctctccccacatctcctctcctgccACACAATCCGCCGCCTGCATCAGCAGAGCCCCTTTCCGAGCGAGCCGCCCACTGCTGACACACTTGTTAACAAGGAGACTAATGGAGAGGCACAGAAAGTCCAACCTGAGGAAACCTTTGCCCG gttcctcctgcagctggtaGGAGTGTTGCTGGATGATATATCCTCCAGAGAAGTGAAAGTGGACATTACAGAGCAACAACACACCTTCTACTGCCAACAGCTGGGTACACTACTCATGTGTCTCATACATGTCTTCAAGAGTG GAATGTTTCGCAGGATCACAGCTGCAGCCAGTCGTCTCCTGAAGGGCGAGGGTGGAGGTGGACAGACTGGCACGGAGGCCGGCCTCTTTTATCCCCTGGAGGGCCTGAACAGCATGGTGCAGTGCCTCATCACCACCAACCCCTCCTTGGTGCTCCTTTGGTGTCAGGTCCTCCTCATCATCGACTACACCAACTACTCCTGGTGGGCTGAGGTTCACCAGACACCAAG GAGACAGAGCCTCTCGTGCACAAAGTTGCTGAGCCCTCACTCCTCAGGGGAAGGTGAAGAAGACAAACTTGAGGCCCAGTTAACAATGGTCAACAGAGAGATCGTACGGAGGGGAGCTCTTATCCTCTTCTGTGACTATGTG TGTCAGAATCTCCACGACTCGGAGCATCTGACCTGGCTGATTGTCAACCATGTGCGTGACCTGATTAACCTTTCCCATGAGCCGCCGGTGCAGGACTTCATCAGCGCTGTACACCGGAATTCATCTGCCAGTGGCCTCTTCATCCAGGCCATTCAGTCGCGCTGTGACAACCTCACTAAG CCTACCATGTTGAAGAAGACTCTGCAGTGTTTGGAGGGCATCCACCTGAGTCAGTCTGGATCGCTGCTCATGCTTTATGTAGACAAGATGCTCAATACGCCTTTCAGAGTTCTGGCTCGCATGGTGGACACGCTGGCGTGTCGCAGGGTGGAAATGCTGCTAGCTGAGACTCTACAG AACAGTACAGCCCAGTTACCTGTGGAGGAACTGGACAGGATCCAGGAATACCTTCAGACCAGTGGGCTCGCTCAGAG GCATCAGAGGTTCTACTCCCTGCTGGACAGGTTCAGAGCCACTGTTGCTGACACAAGCAGTCCCAGCCCTCCCGTGACATCACACCCGTTGGATGGAGATCCACCCCCTGCCCCTGAACTGGTTATTGCAGGAAAG GAGTGGTACGTGGCTCTGGTGAAGTCTCAGTGCTGTCTTCGTGGCGATGTGTCCCTTTTGGAGACGACTGAACTTCTTACCAAACTACCTCCTGCTGATCTCTTGAACATCATGAGCTGCAAG GATTTCAACCTAAGCCTGCTGTGTCCATGCCTGAGTATAGGCGTGCAGCGGTTAGCACGAGGTCAGGGTCCGCTCTTGTTGGAGACGGCCTTGCAGGTGACCCTCGAGCAACTAGCAGCGGTCACCGGGTCTCTTCCTGCACCACACCAGTCCTTCCTGCCTCCTTCCCAGCCTCAGCCCTACTGGGTACAACTGGCTGATGTGTATG ATGTGGCAGATTTCTACCCTCGCGTTTTGTCGCTCTGCAGAGCTCTGTCCCAGTACCTGCTGAGTGTGAGCCAGCTGCCTTCCTCACTTCATATTCCCTCTGACAAGGAGCATCTCATCACCACTTTCACCTGCACTGCCACTGAG GTGTTGGTGTGGCGTCTGCTCCATGATCAGTTGCCCCTGAGTGTGGACCTACAGTGGGCTCtatcctgcctctgtctgtctctgcagcagcccTGTGTCTGGAACAAGCTCTCCACTGCAGAgtacaccacacacacctgctccctTATCTACTGCTTACGTCTGATCATCTCTGCAG TGGCTGTGAGTCCTGGTGACCGCTTGCTGTATCCagcaaagaaaaagacaaaggcAGAAAGAGACGCTGAAGGAGACCAAGTGGACTCGGCACAAGCTGACC ACATTTTCAAGTGGCAAGCATGTGAGATCATGGCTGAACTGGTGGAAGGGCTGCAGAGCGTCCTTGCCCTTGGtcacaataaaaacagtgtATTCCCAGCTTTTCTCACACCAACCCTACGCAACATTGTCATCAGTCTGTCCCGACTGCCTCTGGTCAACAGCTACACCAGAGTTCCTCCACTG gttTGGAAACTGGGCTGGTCCCCTCAACCAGGAGGAGAATTCACCACAACACTCCCTGAGATCCCTGTGGACTTCCTGCAGGAGAAGGATGTCTTCAGAGAGTTTCTCTATCGCATCAACATACTAG GCTGGAGTAACAGGACTCAGTTTGAGGAGACCTGGGCCACTTTGCTGGGGGTGCTGGTCACCCAACCCATCACAatggaccaggaggaggagacgcagcagGAG GAGGATTTGGAGCGCACCCAGTTGAATGTGTTGGCAGTGCAGGCAATCACCAGCCTGGTGCTGAGTGCCATGACCCTGCCTGCTGCTGGCAACCCTGCAGTCAGCTGTCTGGAACAGCAGCCCCGCAACAAGAGCATCAAAGCCCTAGAAACACG GTTTGGAAGGAAACTTGCGGTGATCAGGGGCGAGGTGGAAAGAGAGATTCAGGCTCTTGTGTCCAAAAGAGACAATGTCCATACACACCACCCGTACCACGCCTGGGACCCTGTGCCCTCACTGTCTGCAGCCTCTGCAG CAGGCACGCTGATCAGCCATgagaagctgctgcttcagatcaatacagagagggagatgggCAACATGGATTACAAACTGGGGCAG GTCTCAATCCATTCAGTGTGGTTAGGTAACAACATCACCCCTCTGAGGGAGGAAGAATggggtgaggatgaagaagatgatgcaGACACTCCAGCACCCACCTCTCCGCCGCTATCTCCTATAAACTCAAG GAAGCACCGTGCAGGTGTGGACATCCATTCATGTTCTCAATTCCTCCTGGAGCTCTACAGCCAGTGGCTGATCCCTGGCTCCCCGAGTAACAGAAGGACTCCAACCATCCTCATAAGTGAAGTGGTCCGATCG CTGCTGGCAGTGTCAGACCTGTTCACAGAGAGGAACCAGTTTGACATGATGTTCTCCACCCTGATGGAATTGCAGAAGCTCCACCCGCCAGAGGATGAGATCCTCAATCAATACCTGGTGCCTGCCATCTGCAAAGCTGCAGCTGTGTTGGGCATG GACAAAGTGATAGCTGAGCCTGTGTGTCGTCTGTTGGAGACGACCCTGCGCAGCACCCACCTGCCGAGCCGCATGGGGGCCCTGCATGGAGTGCTGTATGTGCTGGAGTGTGACCTGCTAGACGACACAGCCAAACAGCTCATCCCCACTGTCTCGGAGTACCTGCTGTCCAACCTCCGGGCCATCGCTCA CTGTGTGAACCTTCATAACCAGCAGCACGTGTTGGTGATGTGTGCTGTGGCTTTCTACATGATGGAGAACTACCCTCTGGATGTTGGAACTGAGTTCATGGCTGGAGTTATACAG TTGTGCGGTGTGATGGTGTCTGCCAGCGAGGACTCCACTCCCTCCGTCATATATCACTGCGTGTTGCGCGGCCTGGAGCGCCTCCTGCTGTCGGAGCAGTTGTCGCGTGTGGATGGAGAAGCGCTGGTGAAGCTCAGCGTGGACCGAGTCAACATGCCGTCACCGCACAGAGCCATGGCTGCACTCGGCCTCATGCTCACCTGCATGTACACTG CGGTGCTTGCGTCGGGTTCAGACGTGACAAGGGTTAGAGGTCAGGTTGACTCTGGCTCTGCCGTAGCGGAGGCGGTGGGCGTCACGGCGGGTCATGTTGGTTTCTCCTCAGGCAAGGAGAAAGCCAGCCCTGCCAGTCGCCCTGACCACGTTGACCCTCAAGCCCCAGACAGCGAGTCGATCATCGTTGCCATGGAGAGGGTCTCTGTGCTCTTCGACAG AATCAGGAAGGGTTTACCAAGCGAGGCTCGTGTAGTGGCCAGGATTCTGCCCCAGTTCCTGGATGACTTCTTCCCGCCACAGGACGTCATGAACAAGGTCATCGGAGAGTTCCTCTCCAATCAGCAGCCCTACCCGCAATTCATGGCCACTGTCGTCTATAAG GTTTTCCAGACACTCCACGCCACAGGCCAGTCGTCTATGGTGCGAGACTGGGTGCTGCTGTCCTTGTCCAACTTCACTCAGAGGACACCCGTTGCCATGGCCATGTGGAGCCTCTCCTGCTTCTTtgtctctgcctccacctcTCAGTGGATCTCAGCCTT ACTGCCTCATGTGATTAGCCGGATGGGCTCCAGTGAAGTGGTGGACATCAACCTGTTCTGCCTGGTTGCAATGGATTTTTACCGGAACCAGATTGACGAGGAGCTGGACCGCCGGGCTTTCCAGTCCGTCTTTGAGACCGTGGCCTCACCCGGCAGCCCTTATTACCAGCTGCTGGGCTGCCTGCAGTCAATCCACCAGGACACATCACTGTGA